A window of Polaribacter litorisediminis contains these coding sequences:
- a CDS encoding membrane or secreted protein, with translation MKLLLITFVLLAVGIAGIAIKIWAKKDGEFAGTCASQNPMLNKNGEACGFCGKPADQFDTCTEPEHK, from the coding sequence ATGAAATTACTACTCATTACTTTCGTATTATTAGCTGTAGGGATAGCAGGCATTGCTATTAAAATTTGGGCAAAAAAAGATGGCGAATTTGCAGGCACTTGTGCTAGCCAAAACCCAATGCTCAATAAAAATGGAGAAGCTTGTGGCTTTTGCGGAAAACCAGCAGATCAGTTTGATACTTGTACTGAACCCGAACATAAATAA
- a CDS encoding glycosyltransferase: MILTVAFYTFVVFAGIQITYYLLFSSFLFKQKKRKHKTDQVPVSVIVFAKNSAAKLQENLPFILAQDYPVFEIVIINNDSIDDTLEVIDTFKKKHTQIKIVNVANNEAFWNNKKYSLTLGIKASKYDHLVFTDANSKPISEHWISEMSKNFTIKRTIFLGYEKYRNEKSFTNLLIRFENLIQAMKCFSFARYGSPFMAFGNNLAYKKSAFFKVNGYINHIKIRHGVEDLFIRDAATKKNSSFIVSEDSFIETDAPKSFNTWFQDLKIKNSLIKHYKFKHRFLLHFFTITKAIFYLLAIVLLFFYPWETIVLVMLTYFLIQFLVIGLSAKKLKETQLIFFLPLLEISLLLIQISIFSANLISKHIHWK; the protein is encoded by the coding sequence ATGATTTTAACTGTAGCTTTCTACACTTTTGTAGTATTTGCAGGCATTCAAATAACATATTATCTTCTTTTCTCTTCATTTCTTTTTAAACAAAAAAAAAGAAAACACAAAACAGATCAAGTTCCGGTATCTGTAATTGTTTTTGCAAAAAATAGTGCTGCTAAATTACAAGAAAACTTACCTTTTATTTTAGCACAAGACTATCCTGTATTTGAAATTGTCATCATCAACAATGATTCTATTGATGATACGTTAGAAGTAATCGATACTTTTAAAAAAAAACATACACAAATTAAAATTGTAAATGTTGCCAATAATGAAGCTTTTTGGAATAATAAAAAATATAGTTTAACCCTTGGTATAAAGGCATCCAAATACGATCATTTAGTATTTACAGATGCAAATTCTAAACCCATTAGTGAGCATTGGATCTCTGAAATGAGTAAAAATTTCACCATTAAAAGAACTATTTTTTTAGGGTATGAAAAATATAGAAATGAAAAATCTTTTACCAATCTTCTAATTCGATTCGAGAATTTAATACAGGCGATGAAATGCTTTTCATTTGCAAGATATGGCTCTCCATTTATGGCATTTGGCAATAATCTGGCTTATAAAAAATCAGCGTTTTTTAAAGTTAATGGGTACATCAATCATATAAAAATAAGACATGGTGTAGAAGATTTATTTATTAGAGATGCTGCCACAAAAAAAAATAGCTCCTTTATTGTGTCTGAGGATAGTTTTATAGAGACGGATGCTCCTAAATCTTTTAACACTTGGTTTCAAGATTTAAAAATTAAAAACTCTTTAATAAAACATTACAAATTTAAACATCGCTTTTTATTACACTTTTTCACGATTACAAAAGCAATATTTTACCTATTAGCAATTGTCTTATTGTTCTTTTATCCCTGGGAAACAATAGTACTTGTAATGCTTACTTATTTTTTAATCCAATTTCTTGTCATTGGTTTATCTGCTAAAAAACTTAAAGAAACTCAATTAATATTTTTCTTACCTTTATTAGAAATTAGCTTATTATTGATTCAAATTAGTATATTTAGTGCTAATTTGATTTCAAAACATATTCATTGGAAATAG